TCCGCCATCGCCCAGTCAATCGCCGCCACCCGCAGGGGCGACCCCGCGCGCGCGGGTCGCAGATGGCATGTCGCCATGGCCGAAGCCATGGCGAGCAGGAAGGCACGTCGACGCACTCGGCATTCTACCATTTATAGGTCAGGCTCGCCTGTAGGTTGCGACCATCACCATAATAGGACGAGGAATATCCGACAGCGGAAATATAAGCCTCGTCCGTGACATTCGAGACATTGACCCGCCCGACCAGACCATTGGCCCATTCATAGCTGGCGCCCAGATCCAGCAGAGTCACCGCATCCAGCGTCGCGGTATTGCTGTCGTTGGTGTAACGCTCGCCGATGAACCGCAGGCCGCCGGACAGGGTCAGACCTTGCAGCGTGCCCGCGCCGAATGCATGCGACAGGAACAGGCTGGCGGCATGATCGGGGGTGTTGGCCAGTTCGTTGCCGACATTGTCACCCGCCAGAATCTCGGTCTGGGTATAGGTATAGGCGCCTTTGAGGGCCCAGTTTTCGGTCAGCTCGACCACGGCTTCCAGCTCTAGCCCCTGCACCTGCGCCTCGCCGATCTGGCGCACGCCCGAGACGGGGGTGCCGCCGATGTCCTCGGTCACAGTATAGTTGCGGTCGGTTTCGCGCAGGTCAAACAGCGCGGCGGTGAACAGACCGTCGAAATCAAGCGGTTCGTATTTCAGGCCCAGTTCAAACTGGCGACCATGGGTCGGCTCGAGGGGGTTGTTCTCGATATCGACGCCCGGCTGCGGCAGATAAGAGGTGGTGTAAGAGCCGTAAGCTGCCAGCCCATTGTCCCAGACATAGCCAAATCCGAGGTGGCCAGTGGTCACGCTGTCTTTGCGGGCGAAATCGGTGGTGCCATAGGTGTTGACGTTCTGGCCCGATTGATCCGTCCATTCATGGCGCAGACCCAGGCTTGCGCGCCAGTTGCCTAGGCTGACCTCGTCCAGCGCATAAAGGCCGGTTTGCGTCGCATCGACGGTTTTATCCGCCGCATAGGTCAACGCGCCGAGGCTGATGCCGCCATAGGTCGGGGCAAGGAAGTCAATCGGCGCAATGTCATAGAAATCGGTCGAGGCGACTTCTTCCAACTTTTGCGCGTCGATGCCAAAGGTCAGGCGATGCGTGGCGGCGCCGGTGTCAACCGCGCCCGACAGACGAATATCGGCGGCAATGGCGCTGAATTCTTCGTCTTGCACAATCACGCCGCGATTGGCGAGGCTGCCCGAGGATGCGCCCAGATAGACGTTTTCATAGGTCCAATCGTGGTTGGTGTGCCGGAACGTGCCGTTCAGACGCCAGCCATTGCCGAAATCATGCGTCGCGCCGAATGACAGCGTCGACATCACGCGGTCGCTGGTGTTGATGCTGTCATCGGCGAAATAAAACTCGCGCAGATCGCGCGCGTCATAATTGCCGACAAAGCCGTTGGGGATGCCGGTGGGCGACATCGGTGCATCGTTATGAACCGAGGCCATAAACTCGATCTCGGTCTGGTCGGTCAGGGCATAGCTGGCCGATAGCGCAAGATAGGTGCGCTCATTATCAATTTCGCTGACATCGGTGCGGCTATTGCTGAGGCGGGTGGTGACGCGATAGGCGAAACGGTCGTCCAACACGATATTGGCGTCGGCATAGGTGGCCCATGAGCCGTTGGTATCGCCGCTGACGCCGACCTCGCCGAAATCGCCATAGGCCTGCGCGCGGCGTTGGATCAGGTTCACAAGGCCCGCAGGCGTGCCCGCGCCATAGAGGACCGAGGCCGGTCCGCGCAGCACTTCGACCCGTTCGACGCCGTAAAGGTCGAAATTCGGTGCGCTGGTCGGGAACTGGGTCGAACGCATCAGGCGCAGACCGTCAAGAAATTTGTCGTTCTCTAGGTTAAAGCCGCGCAGGAACAGGCTGTCAAAGCGCGGATCGCCGCCATAGTTTTCCGTGATGATACCGGCGGAATAGTTCAGCGATTCCGCCAGGTTCTGCGCGCCTTGGCTTTCCAGTTGCGCGCGCGGGATGACCGAAACCGATCCCTGCACCTCGACCAGCGGCGTGCCGGTTTTGGTGCTGGCGGAGGTGCGCGCGACGGTGCCATCCAGTGGCGCGGTCGGGTTATCGGTGCCCTCGACGCTGATGACGCCAAGGAAGGTCGGGCGATCTTGCGCAAGGGCCGCGCCTGCGGCCAGCAGCGTGCCAAGGCTGACGCCAAGCAGTAGGTTTGTGTGGATTTTACGCATGATCTTACCCCGCCAAATTTCCGAGTATTTGACTTGGCTATTCAGAAAAGTCTTGAATGGGACTGTCGTGATTTGATCAGCTCTGTTGGAAAAGCAGCCGCCGCCATGCCGAAGGCGGTTGGCCATAGGCCTTGCTGAAGGCGCGCGACAGATGCGCCTGATCGGCAAAGCCTGCCGCATGGGCGACATCGGCCAGCGAGATATCGGGCGAGGTGATCATATCGCGCGCAGCCTCGAGGCGCAGACGGGCCTGCCAGCGCAGGGGCGTCTCGCCGCGGTAGCGCCGAAAGCAATGGGCGAACCAGCTTTCTGAAATGCCAGCAATATCCGCCATTTCGGCGACGGTGATATGGCGGTTCAGATGTTGGCGCAGGTGGCGTTCGACCGCGTTGAACTGATGCGCGGTCAGTCCGCCGCTGCTGGCAGGCTCTTGCGCCTTGGCGGTAAAGATCTGGCCCAAGGTCGCGGCCAACAACCCGTCCAGCATCATATCGCCATGGCGGGGGCTGCGCACCTCATCCGCCGCAAGCTGGGCGAGGGTCAGCAGCGCGCTATTGCTGTGTAACATGCGCGGCTGGGTCAGATCGGCATGGACGCCCGCATCGGCAAGACGGCGGTGCAGGTTGTTTGCGTCCAGGTGGAAATCGAGATGGGTGAAATCCTGACCCACCTCCATCCGGCTCCATAATGGCACGCCGGCGGGGATGTAAAAGCCCTGCAGGCCGCGCTGTTCTTGTCCGTTCTGGGCGGTGCGGATGGCGGTCGTGGGGGGTGTTTGATCCAGATAGATCACGATGCGCGGATCGGGCGAGACATAGAAACCGCCGCCGCCGACCTCGCCGCGCACACGCCACACATCGGCGATCCCGCCCGCAAAGCGCCGATAAGACAGCGGTGCCAGCGTGCGCAAGGCGCGGGTGCGGGCATCCATGCGGGGGGTAAAGTCTGTTCTGCGATCCATGGCGGGCCTCTTTGCCGGAAAACAGCCTTACGTTAACCTTACTATAATTGTCAAGATTTGGAAAGCGGTTTTACAAGGTGCTGGGCATCGCCTCGAGGTAGCTGGCCCAGGTGGGGCAGGGCGGGGCGTGCAAGATGGCAAGGCAGGTGTGGTGCGCATCATAAAGTTCCAGCGCGGCATCCGCGCCGTGGCGCGTGACCCAAAGGCTGGCGATATGCGCGGGATCAAGGGCAAAACGGCCGCTGGTGGTGTCGCACAGGATCATCGGGCCGAGGGTGCCGCAGCGCAGCGCATCGCCCAGCAGCGTCTGGGCCATGCCATCGACGGGCACGGTGACGGCGATCGACCGATTTTGGCGGCACAGATAGCGGATGAACGACGGCAGGATCTGCGGCTGCACCCGCCGCGCGCCCGCGCCGATCAGGGGCAGATAGGCGCATCTCGCCGCGCCGCCGTCATGCAAGATATCGTCGATCCGGTCGGCCATTGACAGTTGCGCCCATGTGGCGCGGCGCTGGCGCAGCTCGACCAGCGAAAAGACATTGTCGGGGCGCGGCCGCAGCGGCGCGGCTGTGGGCGTCGCGGCCAAATGCGGCAAGGTTTCGGCGCGGATCAGGTCGTCGCCCGCGATCTGGATACGGTGCTGAATGCGGCCATCACCCGCCGCAACCGATAGCGCGGCGGGGCCATCCGCGCCCGCAGGCGACAGCAGCACCGGCAGCGCGCGCCAACCCTGCACGCGGATCGCGGGGCGACGGGGGTTCAGGCGCAGCGGTGTTCCGGTGCGCTGCAAGGCGGCATAGCCGCCGCGCCCTTCGACCAGCGCGCCGTGGTTCGTGGTCAGTATCTGCGCCGTGTCAAAGCAGATGGCAAACAGCGCCAGCTCCTCGAGCCCCAGATCGACCGCCCGCCCGCCCGCGCGTTCCAGCGCGGCGCAGGTGGCGGGCAGGGCGGGCGGGCAATGGCAGGCGCGTAATGTCTCTGGCATTGTCAGCGCCTTAGTAGACGTCCCGCACATAGCGTTTTTCACGCTTGAGGCGGCTCACGTATTCTGTTGCCGCCTCGGGCGACAGGGCGCCGTGGGTCTCGATCACGCGGTGCAGGCTGGCATCGACGTCGCGGGCCATGCGGGTGGCATCGCCGCAGACATAGAAATGGCCCCCCTCTTGCAGCATCGCAAACAGCGCTTTGCCGTTTTCTTCCATCCGGGTCTGGACATAGACCTTTTGCGCCTGATCGCGCGAAAAGGCGAGGTCAAGGCGGGTCAGCAAGCCGCTTTCGCTCATGCGGCCGATCTCGTCCTCGTAGATGAAATCCGAGGCGCGGTGCTGGTCGCCAAAGAACAGCCAGTTCGCACCGGTTGCGCCGCGCGCTTGGCGTTCTTGCAAAAAGGCGCGGAACGGCGCGATGCCGGTGCCGGGGCCGACCATGATCATCGGGAGGCTATTGTCGGCAGGCACACGGAAATTCTTGTTCGGCGACATGAAAATCGGCGCTTGATCTGCAAGGCCCGCAAGGTAGGTCGAGCACACCCCGCCATGGGCGCGGCCCGCCCGCATCCAGCGCACGGCGGCGACGGTCAGATGCACCTCGCCGGGGTAGGCATTGGGGCTGGAACTGATGGAATAGGCGCGGTGTTGCAGCGGTTTCAGCCAGGTCAGCACCTCGGCACTGTCCAATTGGCCGGGGATCAGGTTCAGCAGATCCAGCGCGTCGCGGCCCCAGAGGAAGGCATCCAGCGCCTCTTTATCGCCATTGGCGATGATATGGCTAAGCTCGGCGTTCCCGGCGCGCTTTTCCACCTCGGCCACCAATTCGCGCGAGGGGGTGCGGATTTCCAGCCGGTGGGTCAGGCGGTCCACCAGCGCGGCATCATCCTGCACGGCAAGGCGGTTCAGCCAGCCCTGCACCAAAGGCGCGGCATTTATCGGCATGACGCCAAGCGCATCACCCGCCTCGTACTCCAACCCGCTATCTGGCAGGGCAAAGGCGAAGTGGCGGATTTCCTTGGCGGAATGCGCGCCCGACAGCAGGCGGTTCTCGATCAGGCGCGCGGGATAGGGGTTTTTGCGGGTATAGCCGGATTTTTGCGGCGCGGGTGCGGGTGCGGCTGGGGTCGCCGCGCCGCCGGTTGGGACGGTGGTGGAGAGCCAGTTGGCGGCGGCATCCTCGAAATCCACGTCGCAATCGACGCGGGTGCCCATGCGGCGCGCGCCGAGCTGTTCCAGCCGCATGTCGATCAGCTTGCCCGCTTGGCAGAAATGTTCATAGCCGGTGTCGCCAAGCGCCAAAATGCCATAGCTGAGGCGTTCCAGACGCGGCGCGCCTTCAGCCGAGAGCGCGTCCCAGAATTGATGGGCATTGTCGGGCATCTCGCCCTCGCCATAGGTCGAGATGACGATGACCACCTGATCCATCTGCGCAAGGCGCGCCATATCGACGGCATCAAGCTCGGCCACGCGGGGAGCAAAGCCGCGCGTGCGGGCCAGCGCGGCGGCGTCATTTGCGACGCCTTCGGCATTGCCGGTCTGGGTGCCATAGAGGATGTCGAGCGGTTTAAACGCAACTTCGGCGGGCGCCGTCGCGGCCGGCATCATCGCGGCGCGCGAATGCAGCCCGGCAAGGAAACCCGACAGCCATGCACGCTGATCGCCGGAAAAAGGCGCGTCGGTGGGAATATAGGGCAGATGCATGGGCTTACTCCGCAGCCGTTTGCGCAAGGGTGTCGGGCAGGCTGTTCTTGGCGAAAAGCGCGTCAAAGCTGGGAATCTCGCCCAAGGCGGCGCGGTTTTTCGCGTTTTGATGCATGACCCAGGCATAGGTACCGGGGCTGTCCATCGATAGGATGTTGCGCAAAGACAGGGCGCGTTTGAAATCCGCAAGGCGCTTGTGCGCAACAAGGCTAGCCAATTGCGCATCATCGTAATCGCCAATGGCGGCGCGCGCATGTTTCGCCAGCGCCATCATCAGGGCGAAATCCTCGGTCAGGATCAGGTTGCGCAGCGCCTTGTCGCGCAGCAGCGGGTTGCTTTCACGTTTATGCGCCAGCGCGCCCGCAGCGGTCATCACGGTATAGCTGTTCAGCAGGCGGAACATGGTTTCCGTATCGGTCTGGCCATATTCGGGCACCGCGCCGCGCAGGACGGGGCGAGACTGCCGCCATGCGCGCTTGACCTCGGCCACCTGATGGGCGGCAAGGGCGGTGGCGAGTTCCTCGACCAGATCCTTGCGGGGTTTGGTGGCAAGGATCTGGTCCGCGTCTTGATATTGCAGCAGCGCTTTGGGCATGACCCAGGCGAAATCACCGCGCACCTGCGCCCAATCGGACAGCAAGCGCTGCGCCCGCGCCGATCCCGTGGCAGCCGCGTGCCATTCCAGCAATTGGCGCACCGCATCACCGTGGATATCGCCATGGGGGGTGCCATCGTCCAGATGGCCCGTCAGCACGGAATCGCGGCTGACCGCGCCCGCGAGTTTACGCTCGGGGTCGTATTGATAGGCGAAACCGCCCGACATGCCGTTGCCAAAGCCCTTGGAAAAGCCGCCAAGATTCAGCACCGCGCCGTGCGTCATATATTCGGCGCAGAAATCGCCGACGCCTTCGACCACCGCCGTCGCACCCGAGTTGCGCACCGCGAAACGGTCGCCCGCCTGACCCTCGATAAAGCAGCGGCCGCCGGTCGCGCCGAACAGGGCAAAGTTGCCGACCAGCACGTTTTCACCATGCGCTTTGCCGCCGCCTTCGGGGGCGCGGATGATGATCTGGCCGCCGCAGGCGCTTTTGCCGACACCGTCATTGCAGGTGCCGGTGTGGTGCATCGTCATGCCGTCATTGCAAAACGCGCCAAAGCTTTGGCCCGCCGCGCCGGTGGTTTGGATGCGCAGGGCGTCGGCGTCCAGATAACGCCGTCCACGGTCATCCTTGAATGCGGGCAGATCCGCATTCTGGTGGTTCAGCATCCGCTCGATATCAATCGCCAACTGGCCACCGACGGATTTGTTGCGGTTGCCAAGGGGCAGATTCGGCCGCAAGACGATCTGACGATCACCGCGCTGGAAGGCGGCTTTCATCTGATCCAGCAGCAGGTCATCGACCGCGTAATCGCGTTCAAGATAGATCGGATCTTTGATGCGTTTTTCCGGCACGACCGTCAGCATGGCCCGCAGGTTCAGCTGCCCGACCGAGGCGGGGTGATCCAAAAGGTGCAAAAGGTCCGCCCGTCCGCGCGCCTCGGCCAGCGAGGAGAGGCCAAGGTTGGCAAGGATTTCGCGCACTTCATGTGCGATGTTCAGCAAATATTGCGCCAGCGCGCGCGGATCGCCGTCGAAGACCTCGGGGTTGGTGGTCAGGCCCGCAGGGCATTTCACGTTGCAGTTCTTGGCCATGACGCATTTCAGCATCATCAGCGCGGTGGTGCCAAATTCGAAACTGTCACCGCCCAGTAGCGCCGCCTTGACCACATCCGACCCCGTCTGCATCGCGCCCGAACAGCGCAGGCTTACCTTTTGCCGGATGGCATTGGCGCACAGGGCCTGATGCACCTCGGCAATGCCAATCTCGGCGGCGCGGCCAGTGTATTTCAGCGAGGTGACGGATGCGGCGCCGGTGCCGCCGGTGTTTCCCGCGACATTGATGACATCGGCCCCGGCCTTGGCGACGCCGACGGCGATGGTGCCGATGCCTTCGGATGACACCAGTTTCACCACCACGCGGACGCGGGCGGCTTTGGCGTCGTGGATGAGCTGGCCCAGATCCTCGATCGAATAGGTGTCGTGATGGGGCGGGGGGCTGATCAGCTCGACCCCCGGCGTGCCGCCCCGCGCGGCGGCGATCTCGACCGTGACCTTGGGCGCAGGCAATTGGCCGCCCTCGCCGGGTTTTGCGCCTTGGCCGATCTTAATCTCGATCTCTTGCAAGTTGGGATCGGCGAGGTAACCGGCCCAGACGCCAAAGCGACCGGAGGCGAATTGTTTGATCCGGCTGGCGCGGATGGTGCCATAGCGGCTGATATGCTCGCCGCCCTCGCCCGAGTTCGACATGCCGCCGACCATATTCGTGCCATGGGCCACCGCCTCATGCGCGCTGGCGACCAGCGCCCCATGCGACATCGCACCCGAGGCCAGGCGGGGCGTGATATCGGCGGCCGGTTCGACCTGATCCAGCGGGATCGCATCGGGCGCGCTACGCAGGCGCGACAGGTAATCCTGCGCCATGCCGGTGCAGGTGATATGCAGCATCCCGCCCGCGATGTGGTGGTCGGTGATATCGGCGGCAAACCGTTCCAGCAGGCTCTGCGCCAGCGCGTCCAGACGCCCGATCTGGGCGGCTTTCGGGCCGGTCAGATGCAGGGTGTAACGGCCATCGCCCAGTGCGGTGCAGGTCACGCCGCGAATGGTGAAATGGTTGTTGCCGGCGCGGTTGAACAGCATCATCTCGCGCTTGATATCGGCGGTTGTGGTCAGAAAGCTGATATCGGCGGGAAAGGCCAGCACGTCGCGCAGCGCGGCGGGGCGGCGGTGGCGTTCCTCGGCCATGGCGCGCGAAAAGGTGCGATAGCCGGGGGTGATCTGGAAATTGTTGATCGCGGCGGGGGTGATCTTGTCGAAACTGGTGTTCACATAGGCGGCGTCATCAATGCCGAATGCGTCATCCATCTGGCGCAGGGTCAAAAGGCGCAGCGGGTCAATCTCGGCATCGGGGGTCGCAAAGCTGATCGGCTCCTCGGTCAGGTCGACAAAGCCGCGCACGGCGGTCGCGCCATAGGAATGGCCCGCCCCCTCGGAGCGTTCCTTGAACAGGCCCAGCATGGGCACGTCATCCGCGCCCGCCACAGACAGCGCGCGTTCGTGCCAATCCGCGACCGATTGCGCGACCGTGGCAAAGCGCACGCCGCCGACCGCCGTTTTCATATTGGGCAGATAGCGGCGGAACACCGGATCGTTGGTGTCCAGAAAGTTCGGCTCGAAAAACTCGCCGCCCGAATAGCTTTCGACCGTGCAAAGCCCGACCTTGCCCATGGTTTTCATCAGGGCCTTTTCGGCGGCCTTGTGGAATTTCGTAAAGGCGGCTGTGGCTTTATCGGCAAACAGCTCTTCGGCGCGCATCCGCACGCCCAGCGGATAGACCGCCGCGCCGCCAAAGCCCAAGGCGCAGGCGATATGATGGGACGAGGAAATCTGCCCGCTTTCGATCACCAGGCTGACCTTCAGGCGCAGGCCTTCCTCGATCAGGCGCTGGTTGACGGCCGAGACGACCAGCGTCATCGGCATTGCCGCGTGCAGGCGGCTGACATGGCGGTCGGTCAGGATGGCGATGCCGCCCTCGTCGCGGGCAAAGCGGGCAACGTCGGCGGCCAGCGCGTCGATGGCGCCGGTCAGCGCGGCCTCATTGCCGCGCGGATCGCCAAATATGGGGGTGTAAAGCATTTCGAAAACGCCCCAGGGCGTGTCGTCCTGCGCCTTGATCTTGAGCATTTCCGACATGCGCAAAATGGGCGAGTTCACCACGATCTGGCGGCTGCGCGAGCGGCCCAGCCACGGCTTTTCCCCCAGCGCGACGCGCATCGTCATGCCGTCCACCTCGCGGATGGAATCAAGGGGCGGGTTCGTCACCTGCGCAAAGCGCTGGCTGAAATATTTCGCAACGCCGCCCTCGTTATCGGACAGGGCGTTGATCGCATTGCCATATCCCATCGCGGTCACTTTTTCCGCACCCGATTGCAGCATCGGGTCCATCAAAAAGCGGAAGCTTTCCTGATTATGCGTATAGGCGACGTAACGGGCGTGACGGTTCAGATCGCCAAGGTAAGGCGGGCGGGGCAGGTCGGGGCCCGCCTCGGGCAGATCGTCGATATTGACCTGCGCATCCGCGAGCAGCGCCGTGTAATCACGGGCCCGCGCCAGCGTCGCCAGCGCGTCCTCGGTCTCATAGATGCGCTGGCGGGCGTGATCGTAATAGATCATGCCGCCGGCCTCGACCCGGCCCCGGCGCAGCACGGTTTTGGGGTCAAAGCCGATCTGGCCCGCCTCGGACATCACCGCCAGATATTCGGCGGTCTCGATGGTGCGCAGCGGGCGCAGGCCCAGACGGTCAAGGCGCGCGCCGATAATATTGCCATCGCCAAAGACCAGCGCGGCGGGGCCGTCGTTCTTTTCCTCATACAGCGAGAAATAGGCGAACATGTCGCGCTGATCGGCGGGCATGCCCTCATCATTTTCCCATGCGGGCGGCATCATCGAGACAACGGCTGTGACCAGGTCCAGCCCCTCGTCATAGACGCGGGCGTTCAGGGTCTGATCCAGACGGCAACTGTCGGACTGTCCCTTTGGGCGCTGAATGGCGCGGTTGCGGGCAAGGGCGACGGCGGCCTCGGAGAGGCGGTTTTTCTTGTCGGTGTTCAGCTCGCCATTATGCGCCATCAGACGAAAGGGCTGCGCCATCGAGGGGTGCGGGTCGGTATTGGTGGAAAAGCGCGTGTGGAAATACAGGGTATGCACCGCGTGATCGGGATCAGACAGGTCGCTGAAATAGGGGACGATTTCCCATGAATTCAGCCGTCCTTTCAGCACCTGCATCCGCGCCGACAGCGACAGCGGGTAAAGCCCGTCAAGGCCGGGATCGGTATAGGCGACCGCCTCGATCGCCAGCAGGGCGCGGTGGATGCGCGTGTCCAGTGCCGCGCCGCGCACACCGTCCGGCGCCGCGAAAATCCATTGGCGGATCGGCAGTTGCGCGGCATGCGCGCGGGGCGGCAGGGCGGCCAGGTTCACCGGCAGATCGCGCACGGTCAGGCTGCGCAGCCCCTCGTCCCGCAGCGCGCCCTCGATCACAGCGGCGGCGCGGGCGTGGTCTGCAGGCAGGAAAAAGTTGCCGACGCCAAAGGCTCCGGGGGTCAGTTCGACACCCGTCAGACGCGAGAAGAATTGCAAGGACAGATCGACCGAAATGCCCGCGCCATCGCCCACACCCTCGGATGACATGCCGCCGCGATGGGGCACGGCGCACAAAGCCTCGTGACCCTTCAACAGGACATCATGCGTTTGCACGCTGTCTTTGCGTGTCAGAAAACCGACGCCGCAATGGCTGTGTTCAAGCTGGGGGTCGTAAAGACCAAAGGGGCTGGCAGAGCTGTTCAAGCGAGGGAGCCTCACATCATGGCGGGAACGGGCGATGCCCGATCTGCGATTGAAATCTGTGGGATACCTGGCGTCGCTTGATCTGCTGTCGCGATCTTGGCTGCTGGCCGCCTGCGCTATTACAATGAAAGCGCAGGCGTGCCAAGCGGGTTTGGCGGGGGCGACCCTATGCCTCAGCGCGGCAGCGGGATGAATTCGGCGTCATCACCGGGGGGCAGCTGAAAGCGGCCATGCGCCCAATCGCCCTGTCGCCACGCCTCTTTCGCGGCGTCGATCCGCTCTTGCGAGGACGCGACGAAGTTCCACGAAATATAGCGCGGGCCGTTCAGCGTCTCGCCGCCCAGTACCATCAGGCGCGCGCCCTGCGCGCCGGCGGTCAGGGTGATGTGATCGCCGGGGCGGAACACCATCATGCGGCCGGCCTCGAACCGCTCGCCCGCGATCAGCACCTCGCCCTCAGAGACATAGACGCCGCGATCCTCGTGGTTGTCAGGGAGTGGCAGTTTCGCGCCAGCGGCCAGCACGGCATCGGCATAGAAGGTCTCAGTAAAGGTCTTGACCGGTGCGGTCGCGCCCCAGGCCGAGCCCAGGATCAGCCGCACCTGTTTGCCGCCTTCCTCGAGGAAGGGCAGCGCATCTGCCCCGTAGTGTTCGAAACTGGCGTCCGTGTCCTCGGCCTGTTCGGGCAGGGCGACCCAGGTCTGGATGCCGAATAGCGCGCCGGGTTTGCGGCGCATTTCTTCGGATGTGCGTTCGGAATGGGTGACGCCGTTGCCGGCGATCATCCAGTTCACCTCGCCCGGATAGACCATCTGATCGGCACCGGTGCTGTCGCGGTGGTGGAATTCGCCCTTATACAGATAGGTCACGGTCGCAAGGCCAATATGGGGGTGCGGGCGCACGTCGATCCCGCCGCCCGTCAGGAATTCTACCGGGCCCATCTGGTCGAAAAAGATAAACGGGCCAACCATTTGGCGTTTGGGCGCGGGCAGGGCGCGGCGCACCTCGAACCCGCCGATGTCGCGGGCGCGCGGGATGATCAGCGTTTCAATCGCATCAAGGCTTGTCGGGCAATCGGGGTTTTGGGTTGGGTTCCAGCTCATGCTTTGGCCTTCCTATCAGGGGTCGCTGTCGCGCAAAGGTTAACGAAAGCGACCCCCGCTGGCTAGCGGCAGGCCTGTGCGGTCAGCGGCGTTAGCCTGTGCGCATCAGCACATTGAACACCGGCTCTGGGTCATCCACCTCGATCAGTTTGCGGTCTGAAATGAACCAAAACCGCGTGGCAACCGCGCGGATAAAGGCACGGTCGTGGCTGACCAGCAGGCAGGCCGCCTGTTGATCCAGCAGTTCCGCCGCAAGCGCCTCTTGCCCCTCGATATCCAGATGGTTGGTCGGCTCGTCCAGCAGGTAGAAATTCGGCTGCAAGAGGCGCAGCAGCAGCATGGCAAGGCGCGCCTTTTGGCCGCCCGACAGCGCATCAAGCGGGCCGGTTTGCAGATCAAGGTTGATCCCCGCGTTGATCAACTGCGCGCGGGCATTGTGATCGCTGATGTCGCT
Above is a genomic segment from Ketogulonicigenium vulgare WSH-001 containing:
- a CDS encoding diflavin oxidoreductase, producing MHLPYIPTDAPFSGDQRAWLSGFLAGLHSRAAMMPAATAPAEVAFKPLDILYGTQTGNAEGVANDAAALARTRGFAPRVAELDAVDMARLAQMDQVVIVISTYGEGEMPDNAHQFWDALSAEGAPRLERLSYGILALGDTGYEHFCQAGKLIDMRLEQLGARRMGTRVDCDVDFEDAAANWLSTTVPTGGAATPAAPAPAPQKSGYTRKNPYPARLIENRLLSGAHSAKEIRHFAFALPDSGLEYEAGDALGVMPINAAPLVQGWLNRLAVQDDAALVDRLTHRLEIRTPSRELVAEVEKRAGNAELSHIIANGDKEALDAFLWGRDALDLLNLIPGQLDSAEVLTWLKPLQHRAYSISSSPNAYPGEVHLTVAAVRWMRAGRAHGGVCSTYLAGLADQAPIFMSPNKNFRVPADNSLPMIMVGPGTGIAPFRAFLQERQARGATGANWLFFGDQHRASDFIYEDEIGRMSESGLLTRLDLAFSRDQAQKVYVQTRMEENGKALFAMLQEGGHFYVCGDATRMARDVDASLHRVIETHGALSPEAATEYVSRLKREKRYVRDVY
- a CDS encoding TonB-dependent siderophore receptor — its product is MRKIHTNLLLGVSLGTLLAAGAALAQDRPTFLGVISVEGTDNPTAPLDGTVARTSASTKTGTPLVEVQGSVSVIPRAQLESQGAQNLAESLNYSAGIITENYGGDPRFDSLFLRGFNLENDKFLDGLRLMRSTQFPTSAPNFDLYGVERVEVLRGPASVLYGAGTPAGLVNLIQRRAQAYGDFGEVGVSGDTNGSWATYADANIVLDDRFAYRVTTRLSNSRTDVSEIDNERTYLALSASYALTDQTEIEFMASVHNDAPMSPTGIPNGFVGNYDARDLREFYFADDSINTSDRVMSTLSFGATHDFGNGWRLNGTFRHTNHDWTYENVYLGASSGSLANRGVIVQDEEFSAIAADIRLSGAVDTGAATHRLTFGIDAQKLEEVASTDFYDIAPIDFLAPTYGGISLGALTYAADKTVDATQTGLYALDEVSLGNWRASLGLRHEWTDQSGQNVNTYGTTDFARKDSVTTGHLGFGYVWDNGLAAYGSYTTSYLPQPGVDIENNPLEPTHGRQFELGLKYEPLDFDGLFTAALFDLRETDRNYTVTEDIGGTPVSGVRQIGEAQVQGLELEAVVELTENWALKGAYTYTQTEILAGDNVGNELANTPDHAASLFLSHAFGAGTLQGLTLSGGLRFIGERYTNDSNTATLDAVTLLDLGASYEWANGLVGRVNVSNVTDEAYISAVGYSSSYYGDGRNLQASLTYKW
- a CDS encoding AraC family transcriptional regulator; protein product: MDRRTDFTPRMDARTRALRTLAPLSYRRFAGGIADVWRVRGEVGGGGFYVSPDPRIVIYLDQTPPTTAIRTAQNGQEQRGLQGFYIPAGVPLWSRMEVGQDFTHLDFHLDANNLHRRLADAGVHADLTQPRMLHSNSALLTLAQLAADEVRSPRHGDMMLDGLLAATLGQIFTAKAQEPASSGGLTAHQFNAVERHLRQHLNRHITVAEMADIAGISESWFAHCFRRYRGETPLRWQARLRLEAARDMITSPDISLADVAHAAGFADQAHLSRAFSKAYGQPPSAWRRLLFQQS